One stretch of Flavobacterium sp. 9 DNA includes these proteins:
- a CDS encoding DUF5694 domain-containing protein, with translation MTFIKTISTFLIALLTVTTTSGQESKHKTKILLIGTIHFETPHTDSFELKVDDFLSTKRQNELEDLTNALSQTKATKVMIEKPFDSQRSTDSLYNLYLTGHYKLTVSEREQIGFRLGKKLKLNQINCVDKFYAMHDSLMAATAKENNQLYLLKDLGTQANAMISDFDNQLKKGTITEVLKYINRPDQLERNLSIYLKFIAKIGAGKNFAGAESVSVWYLRNLAIYANIMTQINANDKYVILIFGQGHIPILKHLLQNNDDFEVVEVNSVLK, from the coding sequence ATGACTTTCATTAAAACAATTTCTACATTTTTAATTGCGCTTTTAACTGTAACAACAACTTCCGGACAAGAATCTAAACATAAAACTAAAATTTTATTAATTGGGACAATTCACTTCGAGACGCCTCACACAGATAGTTTTGAACTAAAAGTAGATGATTTTTTAAGTACTAAACGACAAAATGAATTAGAAGATTTAACTAATGCTTTATCTCAAACAAAAGCGACTAAAGTGATGATCGAAAAGCCATTCGATAGTCAACGTTCTACCGATAGTTTGTATAATTTATATTTAACAGGCCATTATAAGCTTACAGTTTCAGAAAGAGAACAAATTGGCTTTAGGTTAGGTAAAAAATTAAAATTAAATCAAATAAACTGTGTAGACAAATTCTATGCAATGCACGATAGTTTAATGGCTGCAACCGCAAAAGAAAACAATCAGCTTTATTTACTAAAAGATTTAGGGACTCAGGCAAATGCAATGATAAGTGATTTTGATAATCAATTGAAAAAAGGTACAATAACCGAAGTTTTAAAGTACATAAATAGACCTGATCAATTAGAAAGAAATTTATCAATTTATTTAAAATTTATAGCAAAGATTGGAGCAGGTAAAAATTTTGCAGGAGCAGAATCGGTTTCTGTTTGGTATTTAAGAAATCTTGCTATTTACGCTAATATAATGACTCAAATAAATGCAAACGACAAATATGTTATACTAATATTTGGACAAGGACATATTCCTATATTAAAACACCTGCTACAAAACAATGACGATTTCGAAGTCGTTGAAGTAAATAGCGTACTAAAATAA
- a CDS encoding DUF6090 family protein, with the protein MQEEITKHSERIYKTVKNTEHTLGEKVKEIIIEIFIIVFAVTLSIGLHSWSEHKHQQEEVSIFLNNLKNDLKDDVKSLNVEKGGYQESNIGYEKILALTTLQLDSIYKSKGKVNFPIYSHGQVINIGNYEGFKSSGKIGYIEDEKLKQKILNYYQILAPSINEVDKIYNDFLFKCFDKMIENADKSEEQLYADPKFKKTIEFLVRLGKNNIRVYDENVKPEAVELIKEIEKELNK; encoded by the coding sequence ATGCAAGAAGAAATAACGAAACATTCAGAAAGAATTTATAAAACTGTGAAAAATACAGAACATACATTGGGAGAGAAAGTGAAAGAAATCATTATCGAAATTTTTATAATCGTTTTTGCAGTAACGCTTTCAATAGGATTACATAGTTGGAGTGAACACAAACACCAGCAAGAAGAAGTTTCTATTTTTCTTAATAACTTAAAGAATGATTTAAAAGATGATGTAAAAAGCCTGAACGTTGAAAAGGGCGGATACCAAGAGTCAAACATAGGTTATGAAAAAATTTTAGCACTAACGACTCTTCAACTTGATAGTATTTATAAGTCAAAAGGTAAAGTTAATTTCCCAATTTATTCACATGGACAAGTAATAAATATTGGCAATTACGAAGGATTTAAATCTAGTGGTAAAATTGGCTATATTGAAGATGAAAAATTAAAACAGAAAATTTTAAATTACTACCAAATACTTGCACCATCAATTAACGAAGTCGATAAAATTTATAATGATTTTCTCTTTAAGTGTTTTGACAAAATGATAGAAAATGCAGATAAATCTGAAGAACAATTATATGCAGATCCAAAATTTAAAAAGACAATCGAATTTCTTGTCAGACTAGGTAAGAATAATATAAGGGTTTATGATGAAAATGTAAAACCGGAAGCAGTTGAACTTATTAAAGAAATTGAAAAAGAGTTAAATAAATAA
- a CDS encoding pseudouridine synthase — translation MLEILYQDEYIIAINKPSGLLVHKSFYARDAKVYAIQELRNQIGQHVYPIHRLDRKTSGVLLFALDKEVLKIMNDRFATREVEKKYLAILRGWSPEELTIDYDLINDDDIKQNAITYFHRLQNAEVELEFNNKPTSRYCLVEAIPETGRMHQLRKHFKHIFHPILGSRPHGCNKQNKLWLENYDLKGMMLHAHQLIFDHPIKNEQLILNAKINEEFSRVGTILNLDLSKYQ, via the coding sequence ATGTTAGAAATTCTTTACCAAGACGAATATATTATCGCAATTAATAAACCAAGCGGATTGTTGGTTCATAAATCATTTTATGCGCGCGATGCAAAAGTTTATGCTATTCAGGAATTGAGAAATCAAATAGGTCAACACGTTTATCCTATTCATCGGCTAGACCGAAAAACATCTGGCGTCTTGTTATTTGCATTGGATAAAGAGGTTCTAAAAATTATGAATGATCGTTTCGCCACACGCGAAGTCGAAAAAAAATATTTAGCAATTTTACGTGGTTGGTCGCCCGAAGAACTAACAATTGATTATGATTTAATCAATGATGATGACATTAAACAAAATGCAATAACATACTTTCATCGTTTGCAAAATGCCGAAGTTGAGTTAGAATTTAACAATAAACCAACATCACGATATTGCTTGGTAGAAGCGATTCCAGAAACTGGACGTATGCATCAATTACGAAAACATTTCAAACATATTTTTCATCCCATTTTAGGAAGTCGTCCACATGGCTGTAATAAACAAAATAAATTATGGCTTGAGAATTATGATCTAAAAGGAATGATGCTTCATGCACATCAGTTAATTTTTGATCATCCAATAAAAAATGAACAACTAATTCTGAATGCTAAAATTAATGAAGAATTTAGCAGAGTTGGTACTATTCTTAATCTGGATTTAAGTAAATATCAATAG
- a CDS encoding M13 family metallopeptidase, with protein MKNSLMLFVAFLTLTACSKHQEKKNIAITGIDSTLRPGDDFFKYVNGKWYDSVQIPASQAGVGVYMFMNYPQRMRLQGILDSISKSKNEAGSIAQKVGDFYASGMDTVTIDKRGYTPIKPLLAKIDAINDLPSLMNFVANEVKVNNSSIIGFGVSPDEKNSSMNIAQIYQTGIGLPDRDYYFKLDSSTVAIQKSYKKYLATLFQQIGSDATEAEKNANLVYDIDKQLAVSHKTKVELRDVQANYNKIAVAALAKRNPNINWTAFLNNLGAKTDSINVGQPAYYDALNKLLKTIPINNWKIYLKANSLERYADDLSKPFADASFEYTKVLSGQAVQKTRGEKMANVLDTYLGDALGELYVKKYFSEDAKKRMLTLVNNLQKAYAKRIDKLEWMSPITKQKAKEKLAAMTKKIGYPDKWRDYSNVHVARNTYFENMVSASKDAYQFELAKLDKPVDKSEWFTTVPTVTAYNNPTANEIVFPAGILQPPYFDNNADDALNYGGIGMVIGHEITHTFDDQGAQYDKDGNLKNWWTKEDYAQFKSRIQQVINLYSTYTVLGDLHINGAMTVGENTADIAGLAVAYDAFKMTEQGKGNTKIDGFTPDQRFFISLAKIWRVKMKDEFLRLWINNNPHSPPNWRVNGPLMNTTPFYDAFNVKAGDKMFLPKKDRITIW; from the coding sequence ATGAAAAATTCATTAATGCTCTTCGTTGCATTCTTAACTCTTACAGCGTGCTCAAAACATCAGGAAAAGAAAAATATCGCGATCACTGGAATAGATTCCACATTGCGACCTGGTGATGATTTTTTTAAATATGTAAATGGCAAATGGTACGATTCTGTACAAATACCTGCATCTCAAGCTGGAGTTGGTGTTTATATGTTTATGAATTACCCACAACGAATGCGCCTGCAAGGAATATTAGACAGTATTTCGAAAAGTAAGAATGAGGCAGGAAGTATAGCGCAAAAGGTAGGAGATTTTTATGCATCAGGTATGGATACGGTAACCATTGACAAACGCGGTTATACGCCTATCAAACCATTACTTGCCAAAATTGACGCAATTAACGATTTACCTTCCTTAATGAACTTTGTGGCTAATGAAGTAAAAGTGAACAATTCTTCTATTATAGGTTTTGGAGTCTCGCCCGATGAAAAAAATAGTAGTATGAACATTGCACAAATTTATCAAACGGGTATTGGTTTGCCTGACAGAGATTACTATTTCAAATTAGATTCATCAACTGTTGCCATACAGAAATCGTACAAAAAATATCTTGCTACATTATTTCAGCAAATAGGCAGCGACGCCACAGAGGCTGAAAAGAATGCTAATTTGGTTTACGATATTGATAAACAACTCGCTGTTTCGCATAAAACAAAAGTTGAACTTAGAGATGTACAGGCAAATTATAATAAAATTGCTGTGGCAGCTCTTGCAAAAAGAAATCCGAATATAAACTGGACTGCTTTTTTAAATAATTTAGGTGCTAAAACCGATTCTATTAATGTAGGTCAACCTGCTTATTATGATGCGCTTAATAAACTTTTAAAAACCATTCCTATTAATAATTGGAAAATTTATTTGAAAGCAAATTCTCTGGAAAGATATGCAGATGATTTAAGTAAGCCTTTTGCAGATGCTTCATTTGAGTATACCAAAGTGCTTTCTGGTCAGGCTGTTCAAAAAACACGTGGCGAAAAAATGGCTAATGTCCTTGATACTTATTTAGGTGATGCGTTGGGGGAATTGTATGTAAAAAAATACTTTTCGGAAGATGCTAAAAAACGTATGTTAACTCTCGTGAATAATCTGCAAAAAGCATATGCCAAAAGAATTGACAAATTGGAATGGATGAGTCCTATTACAAAACAAAAAGCGAAAGAAAAATTGGCAGCCATGACTAAGAAAATAGGATATCCGGATAAATGGAGAGACTATAGTAATGTACATGTAGCCAGAAATACCTATTTTGAGAATATGGTTTCGGCTTCAAAAGATGCATATCAATTTGAATTGGCAAAATTGGACAAACCAGTCGATAAATCAGAATGGTTTACTACAGTTCCAACAGTTACGGCATATAATAATCCTACGGCAAATGAAATTGTTTTTCCTGCAGGTATTTTGCAACCACCATATTTTGATAATAATGCAGATGATGCGCTTAATTACGGAGGTATCGGAATGGTTATAGGTCACGAAATAACCCATACTTTTGACGATCAAGGTGCTCAATATGACAAAGATGGTAACTTGAAAAACTGGTGGACAAAAGAAGATTATGCACAGTTTAAATCAAGAATACAACAGGTTATCAATTTGTACAGTACATATACCGTTTTAGGCGATTTGCACATTAATGGCGCAATGACAGTTGGCGAAAACACGGCAGATATTGCTGGATTAGCAGTTGCATATGATGCTTTTAAAATGACCGAACAAGGAAAAGGGAATACAAAAATTGACGGTTTTACTCCAGATCAACGCTTCTTTATTTCTTTAGCCAAAATATGGCGAGTAAAAATGAAAGACGAATTCCTGCGTTTGTGGATTAACAATAATCCGCATTCTCCACCAAACTGGCGTGTTAATGGTCCTCTAATGAATACGACACCTTTTTACGATGCATTTAATGTAAAAGCTGGAGATAAAATGTTTTTACCGAAGAAAGACAGAATAACAATTTGGTAA
- a CDS encoding helix-turn-helix domain-containing protein, translating into MEQKIHQGRNVKRFREMLNIKQEALACDLGEDWNQKKISVLEQKDVIEESLLKQISAVLKIPVEAFQSFDEEQAINIISNTFSDFKDGASAINLHPVFNPIQEVLKLHEEKIALYERMLKEKDEMMTRLEKLITK; encoded by the coding sequence ATGGAACAGAAAATACATCAGGGAAGAAACGTAAAACGCTTCAGAGAAATGCTTAATATAAAGCAAGAGGCATTGGCTTGTGATCTGGGAGAAGACTGGAATCAGAAGAAAATTTCAGTGCTGGAGCAAAAAGATGTAATTGAAGAGAGTCTGCTTAAACAAATCTCAGCTGTTCTAAAAATTCCTGTTGAAGCTTTTCAGAGTTTTGATGAAGAGCAGGCAATAAATATTATTTCGAATACATTTTCAGATTTTAAAGATGGAGCTTCAGCTATTAATTTACATCCAGTATTTAACCCTATCCAAGAGGTTTTAAAACTTCATGAAGAGAAAATTGCCTTGTATGAAAGAATGTTAAAAGAGAAAGATGAAATGATGACAAGGCTTGAAAAACTAATCACCAAATAA
- a CDS encoding DUF4844 domain-containing protein, with translation MKNKILALEKIKNKKKFSREEWENRGLNPSEKSLCINLENSLNDLLTNLISANNTKKSDKEIEKIFERYFKEIKSDELDTEEENLLWIILLRLRQF, from the coding sequence GTGAAGAATAAGATTTTAGCATTGGAAAAAATAAAAAACAAGAAAAAATTCTCAAGAGAGGAATGGGAAAATCGTGGATTGAATCCATCAGAAAAAAGTCTATGTATTAACCTTGAAAATTCTTTAAATGACTTACTTACGAATCTAATTTCTGCAAATAATACAAAAAAATCGGATAAAGAAATTGAGAAAATATTTGAACGCTATTTCAAGGAAATTAAATCTGACGAATTAGATACAGAAGAAGAGAATTTGTTGTGGATTATTTTGCTGAGATTGCGACAATTTTAA
- a CDS encoding helix-turn-helix domain-containing protein: protein MKSIVQHLREGKNLTQTELAEKSGLSLRTIQRIEAGNIPKGFTLKALANVFETEPEKLIPFKEITKLDRAKLINFSSLFGLIIPFGGVILPLILTYKTNDPKNKELGKSIVSVQILIAVALAVSQIISPFIQKGLSLHFPLFIVPLLLIMCLKLSVVIVNGISLNNTNDLHKNLKINYL from the coding sequence ATGAAATCAATAGTTCAACATTTAAGAGAGGGAAAAAACTTAACCCAGACTGAACTTGCCGAAAAAAGTGGACTTTCGCTAAGAACAATTCAAAGGATTGAAGCTGGAAATATCCCAAAAGGATTTACATTGAAAGCACTTGCAAATGTGTTTGAAACTGAGCCTGAAAAACTAATACCTTTCAAAGAAATTACAAAACTTGACAGAGCAAAATTGATTAATTTTTCTAGTTTATTTGGACTTATAATACCTTTTGGAGGAGTTATATTGCCATTAATCCTGACCTACAAAACAAACGATCCAAAAAATAAAGAACTTGGAAAAAGTATTGTAAGTGTTCAAATTCTAATTGCAGTTGCACTTGCTGTTTCTCAAATCATAAGCCCATTCATTCAAAAAGGGTTATCACTACATTTTCCGCTTTTTATAGTTCCATTATTATTAATTATGTGTCTTAAATTATCAGTAGTTATTGTAAACGGTATAAGTTTAAATAATACAAACGATTTGCATAAAAATTTAAAAATCAATTATTTATAA
- the cas1 gene encoding type II CRISPR-associated endonuclease Cas1, producing the protein MLKRTILIENKISITTKNNQLVLKSEMKDSSVPIEDIGFLVLDHNEIYLSIPAMNLLVENNISIIICGKNHLPNGMLLNLNSHHIQQEIFKNQIEASIPLKKQLWQQTIIEKIKNQGQLLEKITDSKNSFTFLASKVLSGDSSNMEGVAAQQYWKYFPQPNLEFDGIKRERYGNYPNNFLNYGYAILRAATARALSGSGLLNTLGIHHKSKYNAFALADDIMEPFRPIVDEKVFEIMQNFKEQELNTAIKAELLQILTRTVYFKDEKSPLMIGLQKTASSLQQCFTGNRKKIKYPALWSLTDIE; encoded by the coding sequence ATGCTAAAACGAACTATTTTAATTGAAAACAAAATTTCAATAACGACAAAAAATAATCAGCTAGTACTAAAATCAGAAATGAAAGATAGTAGTGTCCCAATTGAAGATATCGGTTTTCTTGTTCTCGATCATAATGAAATCTACCTAAGCATCCCTGCTATGAATTTACTCGTTGAAAACAACATCTCAATTATTATCTGTGGAAAGAATCATCTACCCAACGGAATGCTGTTAAACCTTAATAGTCATCATATCCAGCAGGAAATATTCAAAAATCAAATCGAAGCCTCTATACCATTAAAAAAACAACTATGGCAACAAACAATCATTGAAAAAATTAAAAACCAAGGACAATTGCTTGAAAAAATAACAGACTCTAAAAATAGTTTTACATTTCTAGCCAGCAAAGTGTTAAGCGGAGATTCATCTAATATGGAAGGAGTAGCTGCACAGCAATATTGGAAATATTTTCCACAACCTAATTTAGAATTTGATGGAATTAAAAGAGAACGTTATGGAAACTATCCTAATAATTTCCTGAATTATGGATATGCAATTTTAAGAGCTGCAACTGCAAGAGCTCTTTCCGGAAGTGGCTTACTTAATACATTGGGAATTCATCATAAAAGTAAATACAATGCTTTTGCACTTGCTGATGACATCATGGAACCATTTCGTCCCATTGTGGATGAAAAAGTCTTTGAAATTATGCAAAATTTTAAAGAGCAAGAACTAAACACTGCTATTAAGGCGGAATTATTACAAATACTAACTAGGACAGTTTATTTTAAAGATGAGAAAAGCCCTTTAATGATAGGTTTGCAAAAAACTGCAAGTTCACTCCAACAATGCTTCACAGGAAATCGAAAAAAAATTAAATATCCTGCCTTATGGAGCTTAACGGATATAGAATAA
- a CDS encoding zeta toxin family protein gives MNKNLYIIAGCNGAGKTTASFTILPEILNCKEFVNADEIAKGLSPFQPEKAAFESGRIMLHRINELLANNEVFAFETTLATKSYKQKVISAQEKGYKVVLLFFWLDSVDLAIERVKTRVQEGGHNIETDVIKRRYKNGIANLFDIYLPIVNEALIFDNTAVKAELLAQKTLGNDIEIINEIKFDKLKNDQSWENTKQQRHRLRRRL, from the coding sequence ATGAATAAAAATCTTTACATAATTGCAGGCTGTAATGGTGCTGGCAAGACTACAGCCTCATTTACAATACTTCCCGAAATACTAAACTGTAAGGAGTTTGTAAATGCGGACGAAATTGCCAAAGGACTTTCTCCTTTCCAGCCTGAAAAAGCTGCCTTTGAATCGGGAAGGATAATGCTTCACCGAATCAATGAATTATTAGCCAACAATGAAGTCTTTGCTTTCGAAACGACTTTGGCCACAAAAAGCTATAAGCAGAAAGTGATTTCGGCTCAGGAAAAAGGCTATAAAGTGGTTCTTTTATTTTTTTGGCTCGACAGTGTTGATCTGGCAATCGAGAGGGTCAAGACGAGGGTTCAGGAAGGCGGACACAATATTGAAACCGATGTTATTAAACGCAGATATAAAAACGGAATAGCTAACTTATTTGATATATATTTGCCTATAGTTAATGAGGCATTGATTTTTGACAATACAGCTGTAAAAGCTGAATTATTAGCTCAAAAAACTTTGGGCAATGACATTGAAATTATAAATGAAATCAAGTTCGATAAACTCAAAAATGACCAATCATGGGAGAACACAAAACAACAACGACACCGACTCAGAAGAAGATTATAG
- a CDS encoding RHS repeat-associated core domain-containing protein, with translation MVRKNFTDPYKYKYNGKEFQDELGLNMYDYGGRNYMPDIGRTTTIDPHAYNYTWASPYNYAFNNPTLVIDPDGKDGIVTGSGTKDDPFRVKANYYYYGLSGKQTKGLNDAISSYNNNGEARSFKDADGNSTYVVMELTATEVADKDAAYDKAYSDVVEVGETTARFGNVITTGGASKDNHFGQASASSITLNQDKITSTLASLPGGNEDSLIKGTFIHEIGHNLGASHGDPGNIMDNISMNEQGNSSQIGGGGTGIYNYSYPSINNSGVRAFMGRVNSPGSITSYYLTPKENKKVEAHPDSGAPGVIRKGN, from the coding sequence ATTGTAAGGAAAAATTTTACAGACCCTTATAAGTATAAGTACAATGGTAAGGAGTTTCAAGACGAGCTAGGACTTAACATGTATGACTATGGAGGGCGAAATTATATGCCAGATATAGGAAGAACAACCACTATCGACCCACACGCTTATAATTATACTTGGGCATCACCATATAATTATGCTTTCAATAATCCTACATTAGTAATTGATCCTGATGGTAAAGATGGAATTGTTACAGGTTCGGGTACTAAGGATGATCCTTTTAGAGTGAAAGCAAATTACTATTACTATGGTTTAAGTGGTAAACAAACAAAAGGGTTAAATGATGCAATTAGTTCATATAACAACAATGGAGAAGCACGTTCTTTTAAAGATGCAGATGGAAATAGCACTTATGTTGTAATGGAATTAACGGCAACCGAAGTTGCAGATAAAGATGCCGCTTACGATAAAGCTTATTCAGATGTTGTTGAAGTAGGAGAAACAACAGCTCGATTTGGAAATGTTATAACAACTGGTGGAGCAAGCAAGGATAATCATTTTGGGCAAGCATCTGCATCTAGCATAACCCTAAATCAAGATAAAATAACATCAACTCTAGCAAGTTTACCAGGAGGTAATGAAGATAGTTTGATTAAAGGAACATTTATTCACGAGATCGGACATAATCTTGGAGCTAGCCACGGAGATCCGGGTAATATTATGGACAATATATCAATGAATGAACAAGGAAATAGTAGCCAAATTGGAGGCGGTGGAACTGGTATTTATAATTATAGTTATCCATCCATAAATAATAGTGGAGTTAGGGCATTTATGGGTAGAGTTAATTCTCCAGGATCTATAACTTCATACTACTTGACACCAAAAGAAAACAAAAAAGTAGAGGCTCATCCAGATAGTGGTGCTCCAGGTGTAATTAGAAAAGGAAATTAA
- a CDS encoding transposase produces the protein MKKRVYSAEFKSSAVRLSYERENIKELADELGVQVERIYKWRSSQKTFTNLQPIISKKTEIDSLEVKQLRKALKEKELELEILKKAVHIFSKSDGKSTNL, from the coding sequence ATGAAAAAACGAGTTTACAGTGCTGAGTTTAAATCATCAGCAGTACGATTAAGTTACGAGCGAGAAAACATCAAAGAATTAGCAGATGAACTAGGCGTCCAGGTAGAGCGTATTTATAAATGGAGGTCTTCTCAAAAAACATTTACTAATCTACAACCAATTATTTCTAAAAAGACAGAGATAGATTCTTTAGAAGTAAAACAATTACGAAAAGCCCTTAAAGAAAAAGAATTAGAGCTTGAGATATTAAAAAAGGCCGTTCACATCTTTTCCAAGAGCGATGGGAAATCTACCAATTTATAG
- a CDS encoding IS3 family transposase — MVSYKHLYPIEKMCSVLKVSRSSYYRWFSGGPSNRFIENSLFTDLIKEVFDLSSQTYGSPRIAEQLKRKGYKISKRKVAKLMLLNGWRSKLKRRFKVTTDSNHRYPVCSNHLNRNFTPKSLNEVWVSDITYIRTAAGWLYLTTIIDLYDRQVIGWSLSTRMYTDQTIIPAWKMAVSKREITESLLFHSDRGIQYASIEFRKLINKNTLITQSMSRKANCWDNAVAESFFKTLKAELIYQHKFTTIEEAKLAVFEYIEVWYNRKRLHSSLGYKTPKEMELEFYKIESVA, encoded by the coding sequence ATAGTCAGCTATAAACATTTATATCCTATTGAAAAGATGTGCAGCGTTTTAAAAGTAAGCCGAAGTAGTTATTATAGATGGTTCAGTGGCGGTCCTTCTAATAGATTTATAGAAAATAGTCTATTTACAGATTTAATAAAAGAAGTTTTTGATCTAAGCAGTCAAACTTACGGAAGTCCCAGAATAGCGGAACAGCTAAAAAGAAAAGGATATAAAATATCCAAAAGGAAAGTTGCTAAATTGATGCTTCTTAATGGCTGGAGAAGTAAACTTAAAAGACGCTTTAAAGTAACCACAGATTCTAATCATCGATATCCAGTGTGCAGTAATCATCTCAATAGAAATTTTACACCAAAATCACTTAATGAGGTTTGGGTGTCTGATATAACCTATATAAGAACAGCTGCCGGCTGGTTATATCTTACTACTATTATTGATTTATATGACAGGCAGGTTATAGGATGGTCATTAAGCACACGAATGTATACCGATCAAACGATTATTCCAGCTTGGAAAATGGCAGTATCAAAAAGAGAAATAACAGAATCTTTACTTTTTCATTCAGATAGAGGAATACAATATGCTTCGATAGAATTCAGAAAATTGATTAATAAAAATACTTTAATCACTCAAAGTATGAGTAGAAAAGCTAATTGTTGGGATAATGCTGTAGCTGAAAGTTTTTTCAAGACCCTTAAAGCAGAACTTATCTATCAGCATAAATTCACAACCATTGAAGAAGCTAAATTAGCAGTCTTTGAATATATAGAAGTATGGTATAATAGAAAACGTCTGCATTCTTCTTTGGGATATAAAACACCTAAAGAAATGGAACTAGAATTTTATAAAATAGAAAGTGTAGCATAG